The genomic DNA CGTATAATATCCAGTAAGATAAGTGATTGTTGCTTCAATTAGCTTTAGGGAATATGATACAGACAAAGTACAAGAAATTGTCTGGACTAGAAGTAACAGATAAAGCAGTTGGCTAAAATTGACCAGAAAAACCATACACAGATAACCAAACCAGAATAGAGTTGCCATTTGTTTAGTCATAACAACTCAACATTCTTACAATTTGCAAGCAGCAACAAGTAATTTTCTATCATTATTATGAGCCAGAACCTTATTTGGTAAGTGTAGATGTtataaatcaacatttttccATTTGATAGGCATATTTTAACACGGAATCTATTGGGATTATGGCACCTCAAAGTTCTCAATAATCAACTTTGAACCAATTGGAACCACAGCCATAGAAATCCCATCGATTTTTAACTTATAACAAATCAAGAGAAGAGatatttgtgttatttgtgtAAACGACATGTTATTTGTGTTAGAAGAcattctttataaaaaaaatcaagagaagaGATGTTTCCAGCAAAGTTGACAAATTGGATATCccataacaaaaataaggaaCAAGTACACCAATGTGCTCCaacaaaattgaacaaaaaaaaaaaattacaatcttTTCCTATCTTAACTGACACCAACAGTAAAACAGAGTTTTGGTTCTCTGTTTTGATCATTCACAAGGTGCTAGGAAAGTAAAGTAGCAAACTAAGGATCCCAAGAATCCACCCATGCATCAAGCGGCAGATGTCCACCCACAGGGGAAGGCGGTGGCGGCAGATAACCGTATGAAGCATAAAACTCAGACGCAGAGTCATCATTACTGGCTAGTTGACAGCCCATCAAGGTTTCCAAATATTCATATGAAACACTAAACTCAGAGTCAGAGTTATCACTAGCTGGTAGACGGGTTTCCAATTCAGACTCAGGCGTTCCAAATTCAGATGGACATTCTAATGATGGGGTCCCAGTGGCTTGACATTCGACATCGCAGCAGCGCATCTTCTTTCTCTGCTGGGATCCGTCCACAAGTAGCAgcacttcttcttcctctgtaTTAATGGAATTTTGCAATGGAGATGGAGTTTGAACAGAGATGACGGTGGGAGAAGACTGATCTTGAAAGCATCTTTTAACGCCAACTCTTGATCGTGATTCTTtcttttggatggtgcacaggACCCAGTCAGTCGCCCGTTCTCGTTCTCCCTCCCCAAATAATGA from Corylus avellana chromosome ca6, CavTom2PMs-1.0 includes the following:
- the LOC132185603 gene encoding NAC domain-containing protein 41-like, translating into MMMMMPVGFRFEPTDEELVGFYLLKKVRGEDIGWDGIGEFDIYGEKDPWQFCGDQEKLYVFTRLKQLSKNRVARTAGCGVWHENSADKIYDGQGDVIGVRKLFCFKVKKQKSNWLMHEFSLFGEGERERATDWVLCTIQKKESRSRVGVKRCFQDQSSPTVISVQTPSPLQNSINTEEEEVLLLVDGSQQRKKMRCCDVECQATGTPSLECPSEFGTPESELETRLPASDNSDSEFSVSYEYLETLMGCQLASNDDSASEFYASYGYLPPPPSPVGGHLPLDAWVDSWDP